The stretch of DNA TCGAGCTTGTCTCCTCACAAGCACTCCTCTGGTCACCGCTTGTAACTTGACCAGACTCTTCAATGCTCTAAACGCTCTTCTTGCCTACGCAATGCTCTTAGTTTTTTACCAAATTTGTTTCTAATATAAATTGTAATAGGGATGAGATAGATATTATGAAAGGAAAGTGAGTTATATTACCAGGTGACCTCTGAAAAAAGATTGGATTTTAACAGCGGCTATATCTTCTTGTCGAGTAGTTTCTggagctgatgatgatgaacgaATGATAGTGATTCTGCTGTGAGATCGCCTGAGAATTTTCCTCCGTACAACGCCAAACAATCGTTTGGAATTGGCCATATGTTTATTTCGATATTGGCTGCTtccttctttgatttggtttaaaaaaacaGTGAAACAACGTTCAAAGGAAACGtaaaatgtgaattttttttaaaaagtgaagaCGGTGGCTTTAAGGGAAGGACATGATGTGCTCTCCTCATATCATCCCCCTAACTAACGAACGTGCTCGCATGCTCCTCCTCTCTTTCCActtgatttcgttttttttattacttctcAAGAGTCAAAACAGAAGAGTCTTACATAGATCATCAATTTTATAGATAATATCTATGTCACAAATGAACCACAATATTTAAGAAAATGTCTTTTGCCGATTTTGtaccccaaaaagaaaagaaaaatgtcattGGTATATTAGACTAGTAAGTACTTACTCTACAACACCAATGACCATCCCACGCTACTACAGCTATACCGACAATACACCATACTCTTCTGACAATGTTCTTTGATCATTTATCTAATTCAATTTAGACTTTGAGAATGTAATCACACATCGATTGGCTCATTCTTGCTAAAGTTTGGGTCTTTTGACTCGCGGATAAGCGCAATTATGGTTACATCCAGCTCTTGTTGAATCTGATAAACCATAAGTGGACATATATCCCAAAATCTTCTAACATACCAAGTCCATTACACCTTTTATCAGTAATGGTGAGTTGTGAAATCTTCTTGGTTAATAAGTTttgaaggaaacaaaacaaagtactctttataagaaaaaaaaaacatacaaacactATTAGGCCCGTGATAATTATTGGGCCTAAGTTTACAAAAAGGCCCAACTAAAGACTGTCACTTCCTCCTTCCCTACTTCTGTCATCTCCTTGCCACTAAAcagtaattaaaatattaaattaaggggttattggatccttgattttaatggatttagaaattCTTATAAGATTTGGAAATCTACATGGAATCCAtggatttttaaatcaaataatatggatttgaaaatcaaataatgtggatttgaaagtcaaagaaagtggatttgaaaatcctagagaatagaattcaaaatttataaaaggaaaatagaatttataaaaataatctctcACGTATCACTCTCAAGTGAATCAGTCAACATGTTTGATGTTATTGTCTCTCTCCACTAATtggcatattttctttgttgttcttgggttgtaagaacaaagagaagtttgaaaaaaaagttcctaatctgaaaaaaaaagttcctaAGCTGAAAAAAAATGTTCGTTACGACGCAGTTAAAGTGATTCACCAGTTAGGAATGAAAGAAGTCTTTGTTAGCATGTTGACTGATGAGCGTTATGGTTG from Camelina sativa cultivar DH55 chromosome 9, Cs, whole genome shotgun sequence encodes:
- the LOC104711683 gene encoding protein IQ-DOMAIN 1-like, which encodes MANSKRLFGVVRRKILRRSHSRITIIRSSSSAPETTRQEDIAAVKIQSFFRGHLARRAFRALKSLVKLQAVTRGVLVRRQARIALHCMHALARLQVRVRARQLLSH